CGAATGTCAAACTTGGGGGGATAATCCCCCTTTAGTTGCAATGGAACCGATTTTATGGTCTTTACATTGGCCGTCACGTTGTCCCCTTGAAAACCATCACCACGTGTAATCGCCCTAACCAATTTACCTTCTTCATAGGTAAGACTAATGGAAGCCCCATCGTATTTCAATTCACAGGTATACACCACCTGAACGTCACCCAAAATTCGTTGGATGCGCTTTTCCCAATCCTGTAAATCTTCCCTGTTATAAGAATTGTCCAGGGAGTACATTCGGTATTCATGGGCCACCGTTTCAAAATTCTTTGTAATCGCACCACCGACCCTTAAAGTGGGTGATGTGGCATCATAAAACTCCGGATGCTCCACCTCCAATTTTTGGAGTTCTTCAAGTTTCATGTCAAATTCATAATCCGTAATGGTAGGATTATCAAGGATGTAATAGTTGTAGTTGTGCTCCCGGAGTTCTTCCCGTAAAGCCTTTATTTTATTTTTTATCTGCATTATTATAAAAGTCCGGTTTGGTTTACGTTTGGCCCTGTTCCATCCATTTTGGAACACCTCGGGAGGTATATTGCTCCATTTGGGTAGCCAGGTCCTCTAGGGATTCATCGACCAGAACCATTTTTCTATGCGTATCCCTTAAAAAACGATTGGCTACCATTTTGTCAAACATTCGAATAAGGTCATCATAAAAGCCATTGGTGTTCAGTATTCCCATGGGTTTTTGGTGCAATCCCAATTGCCCCCATGTCAACATCTCAAAAAACTCCTCAAAGGTCCCAAAACCGCCAGGTAACATGATTACCCCGTCCGAAAGTTGGTTCATCCTCAACTTGCGTTCATGCATGGTATCCACTAAAATTAATTCCGATAGTCCGGTATGATGAATTTCTTTTTGTTTAAGGAAATGTGGAATGACCCCAATTACTTTTCCGTTGTTGTCCAGGGCTCCTTTGGCCACAAGTCCCATTAAACCAACTTTGCCCCCACCATATACCAAGGTCATCCCTTTTTGGGCAAAATAGGCTCCTGTTTTGTAAGCATTCGCTATAATTTCCTCATCCTTCCCGGGACTGCTCCCACAAAAAACCGCAACACTTTTCAAGTTTCCAAGTTTTGATTGTCTATGGCCCAACTACTTTTAACATTCGGAAATTACCAAAAATATCCTTTCGTAATTCCACTTGCCCAAAATCATTTTCCAACATTAGTTTTTTACTTTCCGATGACAGGTATTGATTGATTTCCAAAAACAATCCACCCCTCGGTTTAAGCTGTTTTTTGGCAAATTGGACAATGGCCCTATAAAATAGCAACGGATCTTTATCTGAAACAAACAATGCCCTATGGGGTTCATATTTTGTGACATTGTCCC
The sequence above is a segment of the Muricauda sp. SCSIO 64092 genome. Coding sequences within it:
- a CDS encoding TIGR00730 family Rossman fold protein, with amino-acid sequence MKSVAVFCGSSPGKDEEIIANAYKTGAYFAQKGMTLVYGGGKVGLMGLVAKGALDNNGKVIGVIPHFLKQKEIHHTGLSELILVDTMHERKLRMNQLSDGVIMLPGGFGTFEEFFEMLTWGQLGLHQKPMGILNTNGFYDDLIRMFDKMVANRFLRDTHRKMVLVDESLEDLATQMEQYTSRGVPKWMEQGQT